One region of Chryseobacterium muglaense genomic DNA includes:
- the dinB gene encoding DNA polymerase IV: MERAIAHMDLDTFFVSCEREKNSELEGKPIIIGGGDRGVVASCSYETRFFGVRSAMPIKMAMRLCPEARVIKGDMEMYSQMSHLVTEVIQEKVPVLEKASIDEFYIDLSGMDKFFGCYQWMTEVAEAVKQNTGLPISFALSTNKTVSKIGTGESKPVGRLEIKENNIRTFLNPLSIKKIPMVGSVTFQLLSRLGIKTIQTLSETPVEVVQKLVGNTGTTLWNKANGIDLTPVVPYSERKSISTEDTFTQDTIDIVAMRSILSGMVEKLCYQLRAEKWLVSVVVVKIRYSNFDTETKQYKIAYTSADHTLLKYVYELFKKLYTRRMRIRLIGIKFTGLVHGCHQMDLFEDTEELISLYQTMDKIKDRFGSSSVGRASGLIQ, translated from the coding sequence GTGGAAAGAGCAATTGCACATATGGATCTGGATACCTTTTTTGTCTCATGTGAGAGAGAGAAGAATTCAGAATTGGAAGGAAAACCTATTATCATTGGGGGTGGAGATCGTGGAGTTGTAGCATCCTGTTCATATGAAACAAGATTTTTCGGAGTACGAAGTGCGATGCCCATTAAGATGGCGATGCGCTTATGTCCTGAAGCCAGAGTGATTAAGGGTGATATGGAAATGTATTCTCAAATGTCTCATTTGGTCACAGAAGTGATTCAGGAGAAAGTACCGGTTTTGGAAAAAGCAAGTATTGATGAATTTTATATAGATCTGTCGGGAATGGATAAGTTCTTCGGCTGTTATCAATGGATGACTGAAGTGGCTGAAGCTGTGAAACAAAATACAGGACTGCCCATCAGTTTTGCACTCTCTACCAATAAAACGGTTTCCAAGATCGGAACAGGAGAATCAAAGCCTGTTGGAAGATTGGAAATTAAAGAAAATAATATCAGAACATTTTTAAATCCCTTGTCGATAAAAAAAATACCGATGGTAGGAAGTGTAACGTTTCAGTTGCTGTCTAGACTGGGAATAAAAACCATTCAGACACTTTCTGAAACTCCTGTAGAGGTGGTGCAGAAACTTGTAGGGAATACCGGAACTACTTTGTGGAATAAAGCCAACGGAATCGATCTTACTCCTGTGGTTCCATACTCGGAAAGGAAATCAATTTCTACTGAAGATACTTTCACTCAGGATACGATCGATATTGTCGCCATGCGAAGTATTCTTTCGGGGATGGTTGAAAAGCTCTGTTATCAGCTGAGAGCTGAAAAATGGCTGGTATCTGTAGTTGTAGTAAAAATACGCTACTCCAATTTTGATACAGAGACCAAGCAGTACAAAATAGCATATACTTCCGCAGACCATACGTTGCTGAAATATGTTTATGAACTTTTCAAAAAACTCTATACCCGAAGAATGAGAATACGCTTAATAGGAATAAAATTTACGGGGCTTGTTCACGGATGTCATCAAATGGATCTTTTCGAAGATACGGAAGAACTGATCTCTTTGTATCAAACTATGGATAAAATTAAGGACAGGTTTGGTTCCTCCAGTGTTGGAAGAGCTTCGGGATTAATACAATAA
- a CDS encoding DNA polymerase III subunit alpha, producing the protein MFLNCHSFHSLRYGTISINDLVQQAVNLKLKTLALTDINTVTGIYDFYKLCNDSGIKPVVGVEVRINNELYYICLAQNLKGIQEVNKMLTSYNCYEVPIPRFNPTLPNNLIIYPLSNFPEKLSENEFIGIRYDELNFLIRPELQPLISKMIILHPVTFKTKQECNLHKILRAIDHNTLLSKLEKSDICKTTETFIDEKELLEKYRNYPQIVENTRQVINLCSFDFDFSTPKNKKYYTDCKESDVQLLRKLAYEGLEKKYSLYHQEARQRLEKELAVIDQLNFCGYFLITWDIIQYSNSMGFMHVGRGSGANSLVSYCIGITDICPLELDLYFERFLNLNRKTPPDFDIDWSWQNRDTILEYIFNKYGRDHVAFCGTNVEFKYRSIFREVGKAFGLPKEELDVLATKPMTEHDNNSVFKTVHKYGKLLEKFPNQRSMHSCGILISEEPITNYSALEMPPKGFPIVQFDMYTAEEIGLEKFDILSQRGLGTIGDTVKLIEEKREIVVDIKNTAISKDEAKCNEFLSTGKTIGCFYIESPAMRGLLRRLKCDNYRVLVAASSIIRPGVARSGMMKEYIFRHNNPTKFEYFHDVFEKELGETYGIMVYQEDVIKIALHFGGVTAADGDVLRRAMSGKGRSLSALQKVKDHFFASCHKQGHDEQLSKEVYRQIESFAGYSFCKAHSASYAVESYQSLYLKVYYPIEFMVCAINNGGGFYRTEVYVHEAKMSGATINNPCVNLSEFQTTVYATDVYLGITHIEKLEAKLAQMIPEERKNNGDYTSLENFVKRIPIGIESLQILIFIGAFRFTSKMKHELLIQSRFLIGNQQPVFRHATLLDEPQKEYQLPAIQRNPMEDAFDEIEILGFPVTYSVFDLLQTKYRGSVMAKDLAHYHKRQVKMLAYLISRKHVPTKRGTMFFGTWIDAEGNYFDTAHFPNCLAQYPFQGGGCYLLLGTVEVDFHFPTITIHKMAKMPFIPDPRYSIDQDKSQETQRNLREDVSMTFRKPYPQEYEIGLPRERMN; encoded by the coding sequence ATGTTTCTCAATTGTCATTCTTTTCACAGTCTCAGATATGGAACGATATCCATTAATGATCTGGTACAACAGGCAGTAAATCTTAAGCTCAAAACTTTGGCTTTGACCGATATTAATACCGTGACCGGAATTTATGATTTCTATAAACTTTGTAATGATAGTGGAATTAAACCTGTTGTTGGAGTAGAGGTAAGGATTAATAATGAACTGTATTATATCTGTCTTGCGCAAAATTTAAAAGGTATTCAAGAGGTCAACAAAATGCTTACTTCTTATAACTGTTACGAGGTGCCGATTCCTAGATTCAATCCAACGCTTCCAAATAATCTCATTATTTATCCGTTATCCAACTTTCCGGAGAAATTATCCGAAAATGAATTTATAGGAATTCGCTATGATGAACTTAATTTTTTAATCAGACCTGAATTACAACCACTTATTTCAAAAATGATCATTCTTCATCCTGTAACTTTTAAAACAAAGCAGGAATGCAATCTACATAAAATCCTAAGAGCTATTGATCATAATACGTTACTGTCAAAACTCGAAAAGTCTGATATTTGTAAAACGACAGAAACTTTTATTGACGAAAAAGAGCTTTTAGAAAAATACCGCAACTATCCGCAGATTGTTGAGAATACCAGACAAGTCATCAATTTATGTAGTTTTGATTTTGATTTTTCCACCCCGAAAAACAAGAAATATTATACAGATTGTAAAGAGAGTGATGTACAGTTGCTTCGAAAGTTAGCTTACGAAGGTTTAGAAAAAAAATATTCTCTCTATCATCAGGAAGCGAGACAAAGGCTTGAAAAGGAATTGGCGGTAATCGATCAATTGAATTTCTGCGGATATTTTTTGATAACCTGGGATATCATTCAGTACAGCAACAGTATGGGATTTATGCATGTAGGGAGGGGTAGTGGAGCCAATTCATTAGTGAGCTATTGTATCGGTATTACAGATATATGCCCGCTGGAGCTTGATTTATATTTTGAAAGATTTTTAAATCTTAACAGGAAAACTCCTCCTGATTTTGATATCGATTGGAGTTGGCAGAACAGGGATACCATTCTGGAGTATATATTTAATAAATATGGAAGGGATCATGTCGCTTTTTGCGGAACCAATGTTGAATTTAAATATAGGTCTATTTTCAGGGAAGTTGGTAAAGCGTTTGGCTTACCCAAAGAAGAATTAGACGTATTGGCGACGAAACCAATGACTGAACATGATAATAATTCGGTGTTTAAAACGGTTCATAAATATGGAAAGTTACTCGAAAAGTTTCCCAATCAACGGAGTATGCATTCTTGTGGGATTTTAATATCTGAGGAGCCTATTACCAATTATTCTGCACTGGAAATGCCTCCAAAAGGATTTCCGATTGTGCAGTTTGATATGTATACCGCTGAGGAGATCGGTTTGGAAAAGTTTGATATTTTGTCTCAACGGGGATTAGGTACGATAGGGGATACCGTTAAACTTATCGAAGAGAAAAGAGAAATTGTCGTTGATATTAAAAATACGGCTATTTCAAAAGATGAAGCCAAATGTAATGAGTTTTTAAGTACAGGAAAAACGATAGGTTGCTTTTATATTGAATCTCCGGCCATGCGTGGACTTTTAAGAAGATTGAAATGTGACAATTACAGGGTATTGGTGGCAGCATCATCCATTATCCGTCCTGGAGTTGCTCGGAGCGGAATGATGAAGGAATATATCTTTCGGCATAACAATCCAACGAAGTTTGAATATTTTCATGATGTTTTTGAAAAAGAGCTGGGGGAGACCTATGGTATCATGGTGTATCAGGAAGATGTGATCAAAATAGCATTGCACTTTGGAGGAGTTACGGCTGCAGATGGGGATGTTCTTCGAAGAGCAATGAGTGGTAAAGGGCGTTCACTATCAGCATTACAAAAAGTTAAAGATCATTTTTTTGCATCCTGTCATAAGCAGGGTCATGATGAGCAGTTATCCAAAGAAGTGTATCGTCAGATCGAATCATTTGCAGGATATTCCTTCTGTAAAGCCCACTCAGCATCCTATGCAGTAGAAAGTTACCAAAGTCTCTATTTAAAGGTTTACTATCCAATTGAATTTATGGTTTGTGCCATTAATAATGGAGGAGGATTTTACAGAACAGAGGTCTATGTACATGAAGCAAAGATGTCTGGGGCAACAATTAATAATCCATGTGTTAACCTAAGTGAGTTTCAAACGACAGTGTATGCAACTGATGTATATTTAGGAATTACGCATATTGAAAAGCTGGAAGCTAAGCTGGCGCAAATGATTCCCGAAGAAAGAAAAAATAATGGTGATTACACTTCATTGGAAAATTTTGTAAAAAGAATTCCTATTGGTATTGAAAGTTTACAAATCCTGATCTTTATCGGAGCATTTCGGTTTACGAGTAAAATGAAACATGAATTATTAATTCAGTCAAGATTCCTGATTGGAAACCAACAGCCTGTTTTCCGCCATGCTACTTTACTGGATGAACCTCAAAAGGAGTATCAACTTCCAGCCATTCAACGTAACCCGATGGAAGATGCCTTTGATGAAATTGAGATTCTGGGATTTCCTGTCACGTATTCTGTATTTGATCTTTTACAGACGAAATACAGAGGAAGTGTAATGGCTAAAGATTTAGCCCACTACCATAAAAGACAGGTTAAAATGCTGGCTTATCTTATTTCAAGAAAACATGTCCCTACCAAAAGAGGTACGATGTTTTTCGGAACATGGATCGATGCAGAAGGAAACTATTTTGATACGGCTCACTTTCCCAATTGTCTAGCACAATATCCTTTTCAGGGTGGTGGTTGCTATCTGTTATTAGGAACAGTAGAAGTTGATTTTCATTTCCCTACCATTACCATTCATAAAATGGCAAAAATGCCTTTTATTCCTGATCCCAGATATTCAATCGATCAAGACAAATCTCAGGAGACCCAAAGAAATCTCAGGGAAGATGTCAGTATGACTTTCAGAAAACCATATCCGCAGGAGTATGAGATAGGATTGCCTAGAGAAAGAATGAACTGA
- a CDS encoding LuxR C-terminal-related transcriptional regulator, translating to MNNNFNWDFWVDHTHLLEDREENLKRVPKRYYFIFNAYTNNFEYLSSSFTKFTGYDSLINIEHFLDMIHPDDVQYCADCELKIIKFLNQLYFEDNFQFSTEYSYRIKTNLGNYIFIRQKYHALEVDSKGFMSKSIVFHELLPNDYVRQEDDFIIYDRIKNRPVISQNIYNFTNREWEIVDMIVEGLSSKEISLKMNLSEYTIGTHRKNILSKSNSSTFLELSKKLKYVF from the coding sequence ATGAATAATAACTTTAATTGGGATTTTTGGGTAGATCATACACATCTACTTGAAGATCGAGAAGAAAATTTGAAACGTGTCCCCAAACGCTACTATTTTATTTTCAATGCCTATACTAACAATTTTGAATATTTAAGCTCTTCATTTACGAAGTTTACGGGATATGATTCATTAATCAATATAGAACATTTTTTAGATATGATACATCCTGATGATGTTCAATATTGTGCTGATTGTGAATTGAAAATCATTAAATTTTTGAACCAACTGTATTTTGAAGATAATTTTCAATTCAGTACGGAATATTCTTATAGAATAAAAACGAATTTAGGAAATTATATTTTTATAAGACAAAAATATCATGCTTTAGAAGTCGATAGTAAAGGTTTTATGAGTAAATCGATTGTGTTTCATGAACTCCTTCCGAATGATTATGTAAGACAAGAAGACGATTTTATAATTTATGACCGTATTAAAAACAGACCTGTAATTTCACAAAATATATACAATTTTACAAATAGAGAGTGGGAAATTGTGGATATGATTGTAGAAGGTTTAAGTTCTAAGGAAATATCTTTAAAAATGAATCTTAGTGAATATACTATAGGAACGCATAGAAAAAATATTTTATCAAAAAGCAATAGTTCTACTTTTTTAGAACTTTCTAAAAAACTAAAGTATGTGTTTTAA
- a CDS encoding ferritin-like protein: MNQKDDLVTLLRVAMSLEALTIPPYLTAYWSIKDSPTTNDNQEAKKIIHSVAMEEMLHMMSVGNILASLGACPLYYNKCNTLDKWGEDKLPILDFPVDLAPFSVKQIEKFLEIEKPIKPINLPISSRDSALMQVRTSDVDLIKKIMELFDFLQKNTGLIDGKINKIANDILAKYELESIFKAIDMILKGNLEAILELKLFFIKCFSFIPNEDIILNDESLKTELDKCKSIGEFYNLLIKELRKLDDKDFKESDFSQLDLSHDPRVGTIQQRTIPSFIVDSKEKAIGLLKWVVDQGEGSEVPMDNDGDLAHYYRFQQITKGMKIKSNKNGDFFFDENESFVVNEAYVHKFGANDYRLFDMDSGGLQENFSSSYFTMFKELQSFYLTGNRRYIMQSFDYMMKMSTNAELLMDKGTCPSFSFKNQ, encoded by the coding sequence ATGAATCAGAAAGACGATTTAGTTACACTTCTTCGAGTGGCGATGTCATTAGAAGCATTAACCATACCTCCTTATTTAACGGCTTATTGGTCTATTAAAGATAGCCCTACAACTAATGATAACCAAGAGGCTAAGAAAATTATCCATAGCGTGGCAATGGAAGAGATGCTACACATGATGAGTGTTGGTAATATTCTTGCGTCTTTAGGAGCTTGTCCGTTATATTATAATAAATGTAACACCTTGGATAAATGGGGAGAAGATAAACTTCCTATTTTAGATTTTCCAGTAGACTTGGCTCCATTTTCAGTAAAACAAATTGAAAAGTTTTTAGAGATTGAAAAACCGATAAAACCAATTAATTTACCTATTTCTTCTAGAGATTCTGCTTTAATGCAAGTTAGAACTTCAGATGTCGATTTAATAAAGAAAATAATGGAGCTGTTCGATTTTCTTCAAAAGAATACAGGATTAATAGATGGTAAAATTAATAAAATCGCAAATGACATTTTAGCGAAATATGAACTAGAATCCATCTTTAAGGCAATAGATATGATTCTAAAAGGAAATCTTGAAGCGATCCTTGAATTAAAATTGTTTTTCATAAAATGTTTTAGTTTTATACCAAATGAAGATATAATTCTTAATGATGAAAGCTTAAAAACAGAGTTGGACAAATGTAAATCGATTGGAGAGTTTTATAATTTATTGATTAAAGAATTAAGAAAATTAGATGATAAGGATTTTAAAGAATCAGATTTCAGTCAATTAGATCTATCTCACGACCCAAGAGTTGGTACCATCCAGCAGAGAACCATACCGTCATTTATCGTAGATTCTAAAGAGAAAGCCATAGGATTGTTGAAATGGGTAGTTGATCAAGGTGAAGGCAGTGAAGTACCAATGGATAACGATGGAGATTTAGCTCATTATTATCGTTTTCAGCAAATTACGAAAGGAATGAAAATTAAATCAAATAAAAATGGAGATTTTTTCTTTGATGAAAATGAGTCTTTTGTTGTAAATGAAGCGTATGTTCATAAATTCGGAGCAAATGATTATCGTTTATTTGATATGGATTCTGGTGGACTTCAAGAAAATTTTAGTTCAAGTTATTTCACAATGTTTAAAGAATTGCAATCATTTTATTTAACTGGTAATCGAAGATATATTATGCAATCTTTTGATTATATGATGAAAATGAGTACAAACGCTGAACTTCTTA